In Actinacidiphila yeochonensis CN732, a genomic segment contains:
- a CDS encoding AMP-binding protein, whose product MPQQRTAPAAERAGGLPTAEPSYAHGADTTALLGDTIGRNLGRAVAAFPEREALVDVPSGRRWTYAELGRAVDEVALGLAAHGVAKGDRVGIWAVNCPEWVLVQYATARLGAIMVNINPAYRTSELAFVLNQSGIRLLVASDSHKGSDYRAMAEHVRADCPALLEVVHFGDPAWDVLVADGAALPDGYLDAREAGLSCDEPVNIQYTSGTTGFPKGATLSHHNILNNGYFVGSTVGYTEQDRVCLPVPFYHCFGMVMGNLGATSHGACIVIPAPSFDPAATLRAVQQERCTSLYGVPTMFIAELGLADFASYDLSSLRTGIMAGSPCPVEVMKRVIEQMHMAEVSICYGMTETSPVSAQTRADDDLEHRTGTVGRALPHIELKVVDPVTGTTVPRGTPGELCTRGYSVMLGYWDEPERTAEVVDAARWMHTGDLAVMRDDGYLAVVGRIKDMILRGGENIYPREVEEFLYAHPKIADVQVVGVPDERYGEEVLACVVPRDPADPPSLAEVREFCAGRMAHYKVPRHLRVMDAFPMTVSGKVRKVELREGFGA is encoded by the coding sequence GTGCCCCAGCAGCGGACCGCGCCCGCGGCCGAGCGCGCCGGCGGACTCCCGACGGCCGAACCCTCGTACGCCCACGGCGCCGACACCACCGCGCTGCTCGGCGACACCATAGGCCGCAACCTCGGCCGGGCCGTCGCCGCCTTCCCGGAGCGCGAGGCCCTGGTCGACGTGCCCAGCGGGAGGCGCTGGACCTACGCCGAACTGGGCAGGGCGGTGGACGAGGTGGCCCTGGGGCTGGCGGCGCACGGCGTGGCGAAGGGCGACCGGGTCGGCATCTGGGCGGTCAACTGCCCCGAGTGGGTGCTGGTGCAGTACGCGACGGCCCGGCTCGGCGCGATCATGGTGAACATCAACCCCGCCTACCGCACCAGCGAACTCGCCTTCGTCCTCAACCAGTCGGGGATCAGGCTGCTGGTCGCCTCGGACTCCCACAAGGGCAGCGACTACCGCGCGATGGCCGAACACGTCCGCGCCGACTGCCCGGCGCTGCTGGAGGTCGTGCACTTCGGCGACCCGGCGTGGGACGTGCTGGTGGCCGACGGCGCGGCGCTGCCGGACGGCTACCTGGACGCGCGGGAGGCCGGGCTCAGCTGCGACGAACCGGTCAACATCCAGTACACCTCCGGCACCACCGGCTTCCCCAAGGGCGCCACCCTCTCGCACCACAACATCCTCAACAACGGCTACTTCGTGGGCAGTACGGTCGGCTACACCGAACAGGACCGGGTCTGCCTGCCCGTGCCGTTCTACCACTGCTTCGGCATGGTGATGGGGAACCTCGGCGCCACCTCGCACGGCGCCTGCATCGTCATCCCCGCGCCGTCCTTCGACCCGGCGGCGACCCTGCGGGCGGTCCAGCAGGAGCGCTGCACCTCGCTGTACGGGGTGCCGACGATGTTCATCGCCGAGCTGGGGCTGGCCGACTTCGCCTCGTACGACCTGAGTTCGCTGCGCACCGGCATCATGGCGGGCTCGCCGTGCCCGGTCGAGGTGATGAAGCGGGTGATCGAGCAGATGCACATGGCCGAGGTGTCCATCTGCTACGGCATGACGGAGACCTCCCCGGTCTCCGCCCAGACCCGCGCGGACGACGACCTCGAACACCGCACCGGCACCGTCGGCCGGGCGCTGCCGCACATCGAGCTGAAGGTGGTGGACCCTGTGACGGGCACCACCGTGCCGCGCGGCACCCCCGGTGAACTGTGCACCCGTGGCTACTCGGTGATGCTCGGCTACTGGGACGAACCCGAGCGCACCGCCGAGGTGGTCGACGCCGCCCGCTGGATGCACACCGGCGACCTCGCGGTGATGCGCGACGACGGGTACCTGGCGGTGGTCGGCCGGATCAAGGACATGATCCTGCGCGGCGGCGAGAACATCTACCCGCGCGAGGTCGAGGAGTTCCTCTACGCCCACCCCAAGATCGCCGACGTGCAGGTGGTGGGGGTGCCCGACGAGCGGTACGGCGAGGAGGTACTGGCCTGCGTGGTGCCGCGCGACCCCGCCGACCCGCCGTCCCTGGCGGAGGTCAGGGAGTTCTGCGCCGGCCGGATGGCGCACTACAAGGTGCCGCGCCACCTGCGCGTGATGGACGCCTTCCCAATGACGGTCAGCGGCAAGGTCCGCAAGGTGGAACTGCGGGAGGGCTTCGGTGCCTGA
- a CDS encoding AfsR/SARP family transcriptional regulator, with product MLGVTDGRETAVLQPSRPAALLAALLLHANSAVSTELLQRVIWGDETPVQAKPALHSCVLRLRRLFIKYGVAGNLIEAVPGGYRLTADAASLDLVEFRGLLAAGYSETDAERELATLRRALALWHPPLLSNVPSDLLHRDEVPRLQEEWLRAIERIFDLELALGRHRQALAEIWPTARAHPLHERFTEQLMEALHRAGRRAEALAEYRRAQRHLADHLGVDPGASLQRLELAILRGESEPSEPAGRVRAAGPGTGAQAPAVPDRADTPGPARPPRTAATAAAVAPTAAAAGPLPAGSSPALPFAASGGSPAPSDPSDPSAFHGAAAGGGRLNSAAAPGDPLGAIPDAVTDAGAVADAGAVADLGAGHAAEPLVSGAHVLDRLVGAGLLTEGPRGHYRMHELLRAFTRAAAAEGVGARTARAARAAGRTTHQPRPGAADLHPTEA from the coding sequence ATGCTCGGTGTCACGGACGGCCGGGAGACCGCCGTCCTCCAGCCGTCCCGGCCCGCGGCGCTCCTCGCGGCGCTGCTGCTGCACGCCAATTCAGCGGTCTCCACGGAATTGCTCCAGCGAGTGATCTGGGGCGACGAGACACCGGTCCAGGCGAAGCCGGCATTGCATAGTTGCGTTTTACGGCTGCGCCGACTGTTCATCAAATACGGGGTGGCTGGAAACCTTATCGAGGCAGTGCCGGGAGGTTATCGGCTGACTGCCGACGCGGCGAGCCTCGACCTCGTGGAGTTCCGCGGGCTGCTGGCCGCCGGATATTCCGAGACGGATGCCGAAAGAGAACTCGCCACACTGCGCCGGGCCCTCGCGCTATGGCACCCTCCGCTGCTGTCCAACGTTCCTTCGGACCTGCTGCACCGGGACGAGGTGCCGCGCCTCCAGGAGGAATGGCTGCGGGCCATCGAAAGGATCTTCGACCTTGAACTCGCCCTGGGCCGCCACCGCCAGGCACTCGCCGAGATCTGGCCCACGGCGCGCGCACACCCCCTCCACGAGCGATTCACCGAACAGTTGATGGAGGCCCTGCACCGGGCCGGGCGGCGGGCGGAGGCGCTGGCCGAGTACCGCAGGGCCCAGCGGCACCTCGCCGACCACCTCGGCGTCGACCCCGGAGCCTCCCTCCAACGCCTCGAACTCGCCATTCTGCGGGGGGAGTCGGAGCCCTCGGAGCCCGCCGGACGGGTCCGGGCCGCCGGACCGGGGACCGGCGCCCAGGCGCCCGCCGTTCCGGACCGGGCCGACACCCCGGGGCCAGCGCGGCCGCCCCGGACCGCCGCGACCGCCGCCGCCGTGGCGCCCACCGCGGCGGCGGCCGGTCCGCTGCCTGCCGGGTCCTCGCCGGCCCTTCCGTTCGCCGCCTCCGGCGGTTCCCCGGCCCCCTCGGACCCCTCGGACCCCTCGGCCTTCCACGGTGCCGCCGCCGGAGGCGGCCGCCTGAACTCCGCCGCGGCTCCTGGCGACCCGCTCGGTGCGATCCCCGACGCCGTCACGGACGCCGGTGCCGTCGCGGACGCCGGTGCCGTCGCGGATCTCGGCGCCGGTCACGCGGCGGAGCCGCTCGTCAGCGGCGCGCACGTGCTGGACCGGCTGGTCGGCGCGGGGCTGCTCACCGAAGGCCCGCGCGGCCACTACCGGATGCACGAACTCCTGCGCGCGTTCACCCGCGCCGCCGCGGCCGAGGGCGTCGGCGCCAGGACCGCCCGCGCCGCGCGCGCGGCCGGCCGCACCACCCACCAGCCCCGGCCCGGCGCCGCGGACCTGCACCCGACGGAGGCGTGA
- a CDS encoding AMP-binding protein, which produces MAVSEGTEAFRAARDFLLRHREDYRAAYDGFDWPRPEYFNWALDWFDVLAADPARSGRRALWIVEEDGSETAVTFAELSERTDRIANWLRAQGVRAGDRVLVMLGNQVEQWESALALMKLRAVLIPATPLLGTADLRDRIDRGQARHAIVRAADTAKFDEVPGDYTRIAVGPGAAGGAGPGWLAYEDARTADAGFTPDGPTRGSDPLMLYFTSGTTARPKLVEHTHLSYPAGHLATMYWIGLRPGDTHLNISSPGWAKHAWSSLFAPWNAEATVFVYNYTRFDAPRLMAAMDRAGVTSFCAPPTVWRMLIQADLRALRTPPRDAVAAGEPLNPEVIEHVRREWGLVVRDGFGQTETAVQVANPPGQQVRVGSMGRPLPGYRVALVDPATGEPGDEGEICLELSPRPVGLMTGYAGDAERTAEAMAGGYYHTGDIGRRDADGYVTYVGRGDDVFKSSDYKISPFELESALLEHAAVAEAAVVPAPDEVRLSVPKAYVVLAEGWKPDADTARALFEHSRAVLAPYKRVRRLEFAELPKTVSGKIRRVELREATMHDGSREFHEEDFR; this is translated from the coding sequence ATGGCGGTTTCCGAGGGGACGGAGGCGTTCCGGGCCGCCCGGGACTTCCTGCTGCGGCACCGCGAGGACTACCGGGCCGCCTACGACGGCTTCGACTGGCCGCGCCCCGAGTACTTCAACTGGGCGCTCGACTGGTTCGACGTGCTCGCCGCCGATCCGGCGCGCTCCGGCCGGCGCGCCCTGTGGATCGTCGAGGAGGACGGCTCCGAGACGGCCGTCACCTTCGCGGAGCTGTCCGAACGCACCGACCGGATCGCCAACTGGCTGCGCGCGCAGGGCGTACGGGCCGGCGACCGGGTGCTGGTGATGCTCGGGAACCAGGTCGAGCAGTGGGAGAGCGCGCTGGCGCTGATGAAGCTGCGGGCCGTCCTCATCCCGGCGACGCCGCTGCTCGGGACGGCCGACCTGCGCGACCGGATCGACCGGGGCCAGGCCCGGCACGCGATCGTGCGGGCCGCGGACACCGCCAAGTTCGACGAGGTGCCCGGCGACTACACGCGCATCGCCGTCGGGCCCGGCGCCGCGGGTGGCGCCGGGCCCGGCTGGCTCGCGTACGAGGACGCCCGCACCGCCGACGCCGGCTTCACCCCCGACGGCCCCACCCGCGGCAGCGACCCGCTGATGCTGTACTTCACCTCGGGCACCACCGCCCGGCCGAAGCTGGTGGAGCACACCCATCTGTCGTACCCGGCCGGCCACCTGGCCACGATGTACTGGATCGGGCTGCGTCCCGGCGACACCCACCTCAACATCAGTTCACCCGGATGGGCCAAGCACGCCTGGTCGAGTCTGTTCGCGCCGTGGAACGCCGAAGCCACCGTCTTCGTGTACAACTACACCCGCTTCGACGCCCCCCGGCTGATGGCCGCGATGGACCGCGCCGGGGTGACCAGCTTCTGCGCGCCGCCCACCGTGTGGCGGATGCTCATCCAGGCCGACCTGCGCGCGCTGCGCACCCCGCCGCGCGACGCGGTGGCCGCCGGCGAGCCGCTGAACCCCGAGGTGATCGAGCACGTCAGGCGGGAGTGGGGGCTGGTGGTCCGGGACGGCTTCGGACAGACCGAGACGGCCGTCCAGGTCGCCAACCCGCCCGGGCAGCAGGTGCGGGTCGGCTCGATGGGCCGTCCGCTCCCCGGCTACCGGGTCGCCCTGGTGGACCCGGCCACCGGGGAACCGGGCGACGAGGGCGAGATCTGCCTGGAGCTGTCGCCGCGCCCGGTCGGCCTGATGACCGGCTACGCGGGCGACGCCGAACGCACCGCCGAGGCGATGGCCGGCGGCTACTACCACACCGGCGACATCGGCCGCCGGGACGCCGACGGCTACGTCACCTATGTGGGGCGGGGCGACGACGTTTTCAAGTCCTCCGACTACAAGATCTCGCCCTTCGAGCTGGAGAGCGCGCTGCTGGAGCACGCGGCCGTGGCCGAGGCGGCCGTGGTGCCCGCGCCGGACGAGGTGCGGCTGAGCGTGCCGAAGGCGTACGTGGTGCTCGCCGAGGGGTGGAAGCCCGACGCGGACACCGCCAGGGCGCTCTTCGAGCACTCGCGGGCGGTCCTCGCCCCCTACAAGCGGGTGCGGCGGCTGGAGTTCGCGGAGCTGCCCAAGACGGTGTCCGGCAAGATCCGCCGGGTCGAGCTGCGGGAGGCGACCATGCACGACGGCAGCAGGGAGTTCCACGAGGAGGACTTCCGGTGA
- a CDS encoding TOMM precursor leader peptide-binding protein: MTDTAAGTAAPAPYPGAVPSSGAASTGGGAATATVPRPATPYDEIAGTRPRIRRDVLFTRTPDGVHFHNARGGFSVVMPSAYRFASLIVPHLTGEVTVAALCQGLGEKQRDMVARLVRALYARGFARDAVPPAEDAPVPEPAVARRFAPQIAYADHYADDAAARFLRFRATRVAVLGDDRTARWAALSLLRNGCASVAVAAAMDAPGNGFAELGVEAEQLRADGCPVTVETLPARQTPYTWAELADRDLVVVTGADGPSQTAALAAAVPPGRKVLPVWMFGRSAVAGPLLAHGTAGCWTCAALRLGANGDPAHAADLWSTLAPAGPRATPAALSGPVAAMLGNLLAYEVFRIATGALPAETAGQLIVQDTDSLDTVAEPLLPHPRCPSCSGLAAPTPPEDTAVEAEGGPDDIGSTGTTGTTGSTGATDLQDTSGASGALGALDAADAEPPATVLASLPEDRPGPAGGPAAAAGDADAAEQALAELTTRAVLVRPMAGVFSGYADERWAQTPLKAGSVTLGLGHGVRRTVSAFDVHHVAGARLRALRRAAEVYTDHVVPVAGALTGPDLAAARADRPAVDPADLGTASGLGADADTVAVWAPAVSLLGGGTVLVPAAALRPFGPDNAERVVEPTAAGIGAGRSPREAAARGLLTALGYEALRAALHGAAAVRPIASEAVGSAGDPELTFLVRSATTLGAEVELLDLGTPEERAVPAVLARAGGRWALGTALSWRDAALEALRDLLGAVQLAAEPDAPAPLDIGDPLLRDLDPAALATSGTAAAPDLAEATAWPTVAERLRAAGRDVLAAPALAPDLAAGRLYTTRIVLTSGPADGR; the protein is encoded by the coding sequence GTGACCGACACCGCGGCGGGCACCGCCGCCCCGGCACCGTACCCCGGCGCCGTACCGTCCTCCGGCGCGGCGAGCACGGGGGGCGGGGCCGCCACGGCGACCGTGCCCCGGCCCGCGACGCCGTACGACGAGATCGCCGGGACCCGGCCGCGCATCCGCCGCGACGTGCTCTTCACCCGCACGCCCGACGGAGTGCACTTCCACAACGCGCGCGGCGGGTTCAGCGTGGTCATGCCGTCGGCCTACCGGTTCGCCTCCCTGATCGTGCCGCACCTGACCGGGGAGGTGACGGTGGCGGCTCTCTGCCAGGGCCTCGGAGAGAAGCAGCGCGACATGGTCGCCCGGCTCGTGCGCGCGCTCTACGCGCGTGGCTTCGCCCGGGACGCCGTGCCACCCGCCGAGGACGCCCCCGTCCCCGAGCCCGCGGTGGCCCGCCGCTTCGCACCCCAGATCGCCTACGCCGACCACTACGCCGACGACGCGGCCGCCCGTTTCCTGCGCTTCCGCGCCACCCGCGTCGCGGTGCTCGGCGACGACCGGACCGCCCGCTGGGCGGCGCTGTCGCTGCTCCGCAACGGCTGCGCCTCCGTCGCCGTGGCCGCCGCGATGGACGCCCCCGGCAACGGATTCGCCGAACTCGGCGTCGAGGCAGAGCAGTTGCGGGCGGATGGCTGCCCGGTCACAGTCGAGACGCTGCCTGCCCGGCAAACCCCCTACACCTGGGCGGAGCTGGCCGACCGCGACCTGGTCGTCGTCACCGGTGCGGACGGCCCGTCGCAGACCGCCGCCCTCGCCGCGGCCGTGCCCCCCGGCAGGAAGGTGCTGCCCGTGTGGATGTTCGGCCGCTCCGCCGTGGCCGGACCGCTGCTGGCCCACGGCACCGCCGGCTGCTGGACCTGCGCGGCCCTGCGGCTGGGCGCCAACGGGGACCCCGCCCACGCCGCCGACCTGTGGAGTACGCTCGCCCCGGCCGGGCCCCGCGCCACCCCGGCCGCCCTCTCCGGACCGGTCGCCGCGATGCTCGGCAACCTCCTGGCGTACGAGGTCTTCCGGATCGCCACCGGCGCGCTCCCCGCCGAGACCGCCGGGCAGCTCATCGTCCAGGACACCGACTCCCTCGACACCGTGGCCGAGCCGCTCCTCCCGCATCCCCGCTGCCCCTCCTGCTCCGGGCTCGCCGCTCCGACGCCGCCCGAGGACACGGCTGTTGAGGCCGAGGGCGGGCCGGACGACATCGGCTCCACCGGTACCACCGGTACCACCGGCTCCACCGGTGCCACGGATCTCCAGGACACCTCGGGTGCTTCGGGTGCCTTGGGTGCCTTGGACGCCGCCGACGCCGAACCGCCCGCCACCGTCCTGGCCTCGCTGCCCGAGGACCGGCCCGGACCGGCCGGCGGTCCCGCCGCCGCGGCCGGCGACGCGGACGCCGCCGAGCAGGCCCTGGCCGAACTCACCACCCGTGCCGTCCTGGTGCGGCCCATGGCCGGCGTCTTCAGCGGCTACGCCGACGAACGCTGGGCGCAGACCCCGCTGAAGGCCGGGTCCGTCACTCTCGGCCTGGGCCACGGGGTGCGTCGCACGGTCAGCGCCTTCGACGTCCACCACGTGGCCGGGGCCCGGCTGCGCGCGCTGCGCCGGGCCGCCGAGGTCTACACCGACCACGTGGTACCCGTGGCCGGGGCGCTGACCGGCCCGGATCTGGCCGCCGCCCGCGCGGACCGGCCGGCCGTCGACCCCGCCGACCTGGGCACCGCCAGCGGCCTCGGCGCCGACGCCGACACCGTCGCCGTCTGGGCCCCGGCGGTCTCGCTGCTGGGCGGCGGCACCGTCCTCGTCCCCGCCGCCGCGCTGCGGCCGTTCGGGCCGGACAACGCCGAGCGAGTGGTGGAGCCGACCGCCGCCGGCATCGGAGCCGGCCGCAGTCCCCGGGAGGCCGCCGCGCGCGGTCTGCTCACCGCGCTCGGGTACGAGGCGCTGCGCGCCGCGCTGCACGGAGCCGCAGCCGTGCGGCCGATCGCCTCGGAGGCCGTGGGTTCCGCCGGCGACCCCGAACTCACCTTCCTGGTACGGTCCGCGACCACGCTCGGCGCCGAGGTCGAGCTGCTCGACCTCGGCACGCCGGAGGAGCGGGCGGTGCCGGCCGTGCTGGCCCGGGCCGGTGGGCGGTGGGCGCTCGGCACGGCCCTGTCCTGGCGGGACGCGGCGCTCGAAGCCCTGCGCGACCTGCTCGGGGCCGTGCAACTCGCCGCCGAGCCGGACGCCCCCGCCCCGCTCGACATCGGTGACCCGCTGCTGCGCGACCTCGACCCGGCGGCGCTGGCCACCTCCGGGACGGCGGCCGCCCCCGACCTGGCCGAGGCGACGGCCTGGCCCACCGTCGCCGAACGGCTGCGCGCCGCCGGGCGGGACGTGCTTGCCGCGCCGGCCCTCGCGCCCGACCTCGCCGCAGGACGGCTCTACACCACCCGGATCGTGCTCACCTCCGGGCCCGCCGATGGCCGCTGA
- a CDS encoding helix-turn-helix transcriptional regulator codes for MDGRGEAVEVRAALLRMRRSGLLPVAFGGLLPAGSSPPVGYGARQFRINELAGTATESLRGLTIATGNGLGGKTLAMGRPYAVTDYRSSRVISHEYDAAVAAEGLRSVLAVPVVAAAGARGAVRGAAPAVRPRRPAADSGDGRGARAGAGAAGAGRGAADAVVHAAPGDGGPAGVGGGPGGARRAEVAGGPGLGPAAAAGAADGVRAARGGGRFGGSCRRGGVARRARVRRFPRGRGARHHPPGGPPPLTPRELDVLSAISSGATNAVAAERLRLRPETVKSYLRSAMRKLGAHTRLEALVAARRAGLLP; via the coding sequence ATGGACGGACGGGGCGAGGCGGTCGAGGTGCGGGCCGCGCTGCTGCGGATGCGCAGGTCGGGGCTGCTGCCGGTGGCCTTCGGCGGGCTGCTGCCCGCGGGCAGCAGCCCGCCGGTCGGCTACGGTGCCCGGCAGTTCCGGATCAACGAGCTGGCGGGCACGGCGACGGAGTCGCTGCGCGGCCTGACCATCGCCACCGGCAACGGCCTCGGCGGCAAGACGCTGGCGATGGGCCGCCCGTACGCGGTGACGGACTACCGCTCCTCCCGGGTGATCAGCCACGAGTACGACGCGGCGGTGGCCGCTGAGGGGCTGCGCTCGGTCCTGGCGGTGCCGGTGGTGGCGGCGGCGGGTGCGCGGGGTGCTGTACGGGGCGCTGCGCCAGCCGTACGTCCTCGGCGACCGGCCGCTGACAGTGGCGATGGACGCGGCGCGCGAGCTGGAGCAGGCGCTGCTGGTGCGGGACGAGGCGCAGCGGATGCTGTCGTACACGCAGCCCCCGGCGACGGCGGACCCGCGGGCGTGGGAGGTGGTCCGGGAGGCGCACGCCGAGCTGAGGTCGCTGGCGGGCCAGGTCTCGGACCCGCGGCTGCGGCAGGAGCTGCTGACGGCGTGCGCGCGGCTCGCGGCGGCGGGCGGTTCGGCGGGTCGTGTCGCCGGGGCGGGGTCGCCCGCCGGGCCCGGGTTCGCCGGTTTCCCCGCGGACGGGGGGCGCGGCACCATCCGCCCGGCGGCCCCCCGCCGCTCACGCCGCGCGAGTTGGACGTGCTCAGCGCGATCTCCTCGGGCGCGACGAACGCCGTGGCGGCGGAACGGCTGCGGCTGCGGCCGGAGACGGTCAAGAGCTACCTGCGCTCGGCGATGCGGAAGTTGGGGGCCCACACCCGGCTCGAAGCACTGGTCGCCGCCCGCCGCGCCGGCCTCCTGCCGTAG
- a CDS encoding TOMM precursor leader peptide-binding protein, protein MSPGASETSAPSAPARGTGREDAHPLGEPGPAAELAGALAAALAGLGLAPVRVAALGVRDELASGEAEVAARPAPAVVHVHGHHALVGPFTPEGGPGCACCLARRWQAVRGRSLRDALELGGGTRPAGPSPWGQPFAATAVAALLATRRVAPTPPAGPDQPDHPDHPVRPAPRPTASGDRRSTAPAPSFPYAFLVDLESLRTTRFALVPDAECPVCGQPAPDTAEGAAVRLDSTPKRSRTEFRARPADAYDVPMEAYVNPAAGMLGPSAVPDLVSASTSSTVGSFLLRSGDYLRECFWGGHTPSYRSSVRVGLLEGLERAAGMRPRGRRTRVTASYEDLVARGEAALDPRDCGLYDDAFHRAVPEVRPFDPARPIPWVWGWSLRDRRPLLVPEVTAYYHAPGGVAGRFVQESSNGRASGGSLTEAVYFGLMEVVERDAFLLAWYGRAPLVEVDGSASADPRTRAMIDRLAMYGYRARFFDTRLTLPVPVVTAVAERVDGGMGRLCFGAGAGLDPEAALAAGLCEIATDAVNLRSRTLREEARLRSMEADFRRVEVLHDHPLLYGLPEMARHADFLLAPGGPRRPAVTPAALARDTIAPCGDLREDVEQVVAAVAREGFDVIAVDQTMPEQRRLGFHTAAVIVPGLVPIDFGWSRQRAPRMPRMRTALRDAGLVAVPLAPVDLNPAPHPFP, encoded by the coding sequence GTGAGCCCGGGGGCATCGGAGACCTCTGCACCGTCCGCCCCCGCCCGCGGGACCGGGCGGGAGGACGCGCACCCGCTGGGGGAGCCGGGGCCGGCGGCCGAGCTGGCCGGGGCGCTGGCCGCCGCGCTGGCGGGGCTCGGCCTGGCTCCGGTCCGGGTGGCCGCGCTCGGCGTGCGCGACGAACTCGCGTCCGGGGAAGCCGAGGTGGCGGCACGTCCCGCACCGGCCGTCGTGCACGTCCACGGCCACCACGCGCTGGTCGGACCGTTCACCCCCGAGGGCGGTCCCGGATGCGCCTGCTGCCTTGCCCGCAGGTGGCAGGCCGTACGGGGGCGCAGCCTGCGCGACGCCCTCGAACTCGGCGGCGGCACCCGCCCGGCCGGGCCCAGCCCCTGGGGCCAGCCCTTCGCCGCGACCGCCGTGGCCGCACTGCTCGCGACGCGCCGGGTCGCCCCGACCCCTCCGGCCGGCCCGGACCAACCGGACCACCCGGACCACCCGGTCCGCCCTGCGCCGCGACCGACCGCGTCCGGCGACCGGAGGTCCACCGCGCCCGCGCCGTCCTTCCCGTACGCCTTCCTCGTCGACCTGGAGTCGCTGCGCACCACCCGCTTCGCGCTGGTCCCCGACGCCGAGTGCCCGGTCTGCGGGCAGCCGGCGCCCGACACCGCCGAGGGCGCCGCCGTACGGCTCGACAGCACACCGAAGCGGTCGCGCACCGAATTCCGGGCCCGTCCGGCCGACGCGTACGACGTGCCCATGGAGGCGTACGTCAACCCGGCCGCGGGGATGCTCGGGCCGTCGGCGGTGCCGGACCTGGTCTCGGCGTCGACGTCGTCCACCGTCGGGTCGTTCCTGCTGCGCTCGGGGGACTACCTCCGGGAGTGCTTCTGGGGCGGGCACACCCCGAGCTACCGCTCCAGCGTGCGGGTGGGGCTGCTGGAAGGGCTGGAGCGGGCGGCCGGGATGCGGCCACGCGGGCGCCGTACCCGGGTCACCGCCTCGTACGAGGACCTGGTCGCGCGCGGCGAGGCGGCGCTCGACCCGCGCGACTGCGGCCTGTACGACGACGCGTTCCACCGCGCGGTGCCCGAGGTGCGGCCGTTCGACCCGGCGCGGCCGATCCCGTGGGTGTGGGGATGGTCGCTGCGCGACCGGCGCCCGCTGCTGGTGCCCGAGGTCACCGCGTACTACCACGCTCCCGGCGGGGTGGCCGGCCGCTTCGTCCAGGAGAGTTCCAACGGCCGTGCCTCCGGCGGCAGTCTGACGGAGGCGGTGTACTTCGGGCTGATGGAGGTGGTGGAGCGCGACGCGTTCCTGCTCGCCTGGTACGGCCGCGCGCCGCTGGTGGAGGTGGACGGCTCGGCCAGCGCCGACCCGCGGACCCGGGCGATGATCGACCGGCTGGCGATGTACGGCTACCGGGCCCGCTTCTTCGACACCCGCCTCACCCTGCCGGTGCCGGTGGTCACCGCCGTCGCCGAACGGGTCGACGGCGGTATGGGACGGCTCTGCTTCGGCGCCGGCGCCGGTCTCGACCCGGAGGCAGCGCTCGCCGCCGGGTTGTGCGAGATCGCCACCGACGCCGTCAACCTGCGGAGCCGGACGCTGCGGGAGGAGGCTCGACTGCGGTCCATGGAGGCCGACTTCCGCCGGGTCGAGGTGCTGCACGACCATCCGCTGCTCTACGGGCTGCCGGAGATGGCACGGCACGCCGACTTCCTGCTCGCGCCGGGCGGTCCACGGCGGCCCGCGGTCACTCCGGCGGCGCTGGCCCGGGACACGATCGCCCCCTGCGGCGATCTGCGCGAGGACGTCGAGCAGGTGGTGGCCGCCGTGGCCCGGGAGGGCTTCGACGTCATCGCCGTCGACCAGACCATGCCCGAGCAGCGGCGGCTCGGGTTCCACACCGCCGCGGTGATCGTGCCGGGCCTGGTGCCGATCGACTTCGGATGGAGCCGCCAACGCGCGCCCCGCATGCCCCGGATGAGGACGGCGCTCCGCGACGCCGGTCTGGTCGCCGTCCCGTTGGCACCCGTCGACCTCAACCCGGCCCCGCATCCGTTCCCTTGA